Proteins found in one Lentisphaera araneosa HTCC2155 genomic segment:
- a CDS encoding IS256 family transposase has protein sequence MHHSTQENSSVLLEMIQQVTENGESGMLEAMRVLLNEAMKVERSNSLEADPYERNESRLGYANGYKNKTVNTRLGAMKLNIPQVRGEIDFYPSSLEKGLRSERALMTAMAESYIQGTSTRKVTKLLEKICGLSVSKSQVSRVVTELDESLEKWRNRPLGKYSYLLVDARYEKVRVDKTVRDCALLIAYGIDESGKRSVLGTSVSLSEAEVHWRNFFLSLNARGLHGLKMITSDSHSGLKAALKTVFGSIPWQRCQFHLQQNAGAYVPKKAMRSEVAQDIRDIFNAPSKLEAERLLKLTCLKYEEKASHLSEWMESALPEGFSVFDLERSCWTKLRTTNMVERQNREILRRTRTVSIFPNEASLLRLASAILMELDETWIATKRVYLSV, from the coding sequence ATGCACCACTCTACACAAGAAAACAGTAGCGTCTTATTAGAAATGATCCAACAAGTTACAGAAAACGGCGAAAGCGGAATGCTTGAAGCGATGAGAGTTTTATTAAATGAAGCGATGAAAGTGGAGAGAAGTAATTCTCTTGAAGCTGATCCATATGAACGTAATGAAAGTCGCTTGGGTTATGCTAATGGCTATAAAAATAAAACTGTAAACACTCGACTTGGAGCAATGAAGCTTAATATCCCTCAAGTCAGAGGTGAAATTGATTTTTATCCAAGTTCTTTGGAGAAAGGCTTGCGAAGTGAACGAGCTTTAATGACAGCTATGGCAGAGAGTTATATTCAGGGGACATCGACTAGAAAGGTGACTAAACTTTTAGAGAAAATATGTGGTCTATCTGTAAGTAAATCACAGGTATCCCGTGTGGTAACTGAGCTAGATGAGAGTTTAGAAAAGTGGCGCAACCGTCCTTTAGGTAAATATTCTTATCTTTTGGTGGATGCGAGATACGAGAAGGTTAGAGTAGATAAGACTGTTCGAGATTGTGCTTTACTTATTGCCTATGGAATAGATGAATCAGGAAAACGTTCAGTCCTCGGAACAAGTGTTTCTTTAAGTGAAGCGGAAGTTCATTGGAGGAACTTTTTTCTGTCATTGAATGCTCGAGGACTCCATGGCCTCAAGATGATTACCAGTGATAGTCATTCGGGCCTAAAAGCAGCGTTAAAGACTGTATTTGGTTCTATCCCATGGCAGAGATGTCAATTTCACTTACAGCAAAATGCTGGTGCTTATGTCCCTAAGAAAGCTATGCGCTCAGAAGTAGCTCAAGATATTAGAGATATCTTTAATGCACCTTCAAAGCTTGAGGCTGAAAGGCTTTTAAAGCTTACTTGCTTAAAGTATGAAGAAAAGGCTTCACATTTATCTGAATGGATGGAATCTGCACTTCCTGAAGGCTTTTCTGTATTCGATCTCGAGCGTTCTTGTTGGACAAAACTGAGAACGACCAATATGGTTGAAAGACAGAATCGAGAAATTCTCAGGCGAACTAGAACCGTATCTATATTCCCAAATGAAGCTTCACTTCTTAGATTAGCATCCGCTATTCTTATGGAATTAGATGAAACCTGGATAGCTACAAAAAGAGTTTATCTATCTGTTTAA
- a CDS encoding DUF1861 family protein, whose protein sequence is MTLTTYNEALENFKHSIAEVNFKTQQIQFCGVGEKDVYNITAPFECSGKTVIGGRVESRDSEHSQVFFFEEVNGVWTPIPGAQTFNLQDPFFTRVGDELIVGGVEIFPAPCGTPNKLSWRTIFYRGKDIYSLEKMFQGPEHMKDIRVVELADGRIGVFTRPQGERGGRGKIGYTQVNQLSELTEECINQAELLEQFHDDEWGGANEIHLLSNGKLGVLAHIAKFSSDESTRHYAACAFLYDPKSNEYSKVKMIACRELFNEGAAKRPDLQDVIFSGGLKRLGNGRAVLYAGAGDAEAHWLEIADPFTEWEQN, encoded by the coding sequence ATGACCTTAACAACTTACAACGAAGCCCTCGAAAACTTCAAACACAGCATTGCTGAAGTAAACTTTAAAACTCAACAAATTCAATTTTGTGGTGTTGGTGAAAAAGATGTTTATAACATAACTGCACCTTTTGAATGCTCAGGTAAAACAGTTATTGGCGGTCGCGTAGAAAGTCGCGACAGTGAGCATTCACAAGTTTTCTTCTTCGAAGAAGTTAATGGTGTATGGACGCCTATTCCTGGCGCACAAACTTTTAATTTACAAGACCCGTTCTTCACACGTGTTGGCGATGAACTCATTGTAGGTGGTGTTGAAATTTTCCCTGCTCCTTGTGGAACACCCAACAAACTTTCTTGGCGTACCATCTTTTACCGAGGCAAAGACATCTATTCTTTAGAGAAAATGTTCCAAGGGCCAGAACACATGAAGGACATTCGTGTTGTGGAATTAGCTGACGGACGTATTGGTGTCTTCACACGTCCACAAGGTGAACGCGGTGGCCGTGGCAAAATTGGTTATACCCAAGTTAATCAGCTCAGTGAGCTCACGGAAGAATGCATCAACCAAGCCGAACTACTTGAGCAATTCCACGATGACGAATGGGGTGGTGCTAATGAGATCCATTTATTGAGCAACGGCAAATTAGGTGTTTTAGCCCACATCGCAAAATTCAGTTCCGACGAGAGCACGCGTCACTACGCCGCATGTGCCTTCCTCTACGACCCCAAAAGTAACGAGTACTCAAAAGTAAAAATGATTGCTTGCCGCGAACTCTTTAACGAAGGCGCTGCTAAGCGTCCTGACCTGCAAGATGTGATTTTCTCTGGTGGACTCAAGCGTTTAGGCAATGGCCGCGCGGTTCTTTATGCAGGTGCAGGCGACGCTGAAGCTCACTGGTTAGAAATTGCTGACCCTTTCACTGAGTGGGAACAAAACTAA
- a CDS encoding RNA polymerase sigma factor produces MSNEWVTRQTLLLRAKNPDDHQAWEEFISYYKDFIQVLIYKLRFSGKDTDDLTQMILLSLWKDLAKYDKEKASFRNWMGAVIRNTTLNYYRKQANQAKRDAEKMNEYIDSTPPSELDLIIEKEWKSYICDLAFEKMKSLFSGNAIDVFDLSMQGLSSEEIAEKLNLKKDSVYVLKNRVKKKFMDEVRVLVTQLEY; encoded by the coding sequence ATGAGTAATGAATGGGTCACCCGCCAAACGCTGCTTTTGCGAGCTAAAAACCCCGATGATCATCAAGCTTGGGAAGAATTCATTTCCTACTACAAAGATTTTATTCAGGTACTCATTTACAAACTGAGGTTTTCTGGAAAAGATACTGATGATCTGACCCAAATGATTTTATTGAGCCTCTGGAAAGATCTCGCCAAATATGATAAAGAAAAAGCTTCCTTTCGCAACTGGATGGGAGCCGTCATTCGCAACACCACACTCAATTATTATCGCAAGCAAGCCAACCAGGCCAAACGCGACGCCGAAAAAATGAATGAGTACATTGACTCCACCCCGCCCTCTGAACTGGACCTAATCATTGAGAAAGAGTGGAAGTCCTATATTTGTGACCTGGCCTTTGAAAAAATGAAGTCGCTCTTTTCGGGTAATGCCATCGACGTTTTTGATCTCTCGATGCAGGGCTTAAGCTCGGAAGAAATCGCCGAAAAACTCAATTTGAAAAAAGACTCGGTCTACGTTTTAAAAAACCGCGTCAAAAAGAAATTCATGGATGAAGTCCGCGTCCTCGTGACGCAATTAGAATATTAA
- a CDS encoding sulfatase, whose translation MLLQRLLILSLLLLGFNGFSNKSERPNIILITADDLSWDSLGCMGNPIEGLTPNLDKMASDGLIIEHCFISTPICGPSRTALYTGRHPHTSGYMGHGVQPPTWWRKNGGKFPKKSITSELHKSGYLTGIVGKHGTSVCKFDEKFCDYQQTGFGRDHNKYSAFVKDFLARAKKENKPFYLAANTHDPHHYWPRSKGENKRWFDQGMRTTDWKAYENGKPYPDPLTQYKPEEIVLPASYPDDINFKKEATLYFDGVNRMDQIIGGILKELDESGMADNTLVIFLSDHGMPWQMGKWSLYPSGTRTPLLMRWPAQIKPGRREKNAIVSAVDIAPTLAEICGINAIKATDGKSFADLAKTENSKWNRNFAFSTFNYMNNNKPQDQLAPEYSTDLYQKTEQYRPSRALNNTRFSYVWNGWADGDAQLPKQMGGAVSHLLNKHSKNQLDKNYPDYKKRAKFMKFRAPEELYDIVKDPGCRNNLAKNPEYRPVLEKIRKNMIQLLKETQDHELENYVNSL comes from the coding sequence ATGTTATTACAGAGACTGCTCATTCTTAGTTTATTACTCTTAGGTTTCAATGGCTTTTCAAATAAATCCGAAAGACCAAATATTATACTCATCACCGCAGACGATTTGAGCTGGGACTCACTAGGTTGCATGGGGAATCCCATCGAAGGTTTAACACCGAACTTGGATAAAATGGCTTCGGATGGACTCATTATTGAACACTGCTTTATTTCTACACCCATTTGCGGACCTTCTAGAACGGCTTTATATACAGGGCGTCACCCCCATACGAGCGGCTATATGGGCCACGGAGTTCAACCTCCCACTTGGTGGAGAAAAAATGGCGGTAAGTTCCCCAAGAAATCCATCACTTCAGAACTGCATAAGTCAGGTTATTTGACCGGCATTGTGGGAAAACACGGTACTTCAGTTTGTAAGTTTGATGAAAAATTCTGCGACTATCAGCAAACCGGTTTTGGCCGCGACCACAATAAATATTCCGCTTTTGTGAAGGATTTCCTAGCTCGAGCAAAAAAAGAAAATAAACCTTTCTATTTAGCGGCCAATACCCACGACCCCCATCACTATTGGCCCCGTAGTAAAGGAGAAAATAAACGCTGGTTTGATCAGGGCATGCGCACCACGGACTGGAAAGCTTATGAAAATGGCAAACCTTACCCTGACCCTTTAACTCAATACAAGCCGGAGGAGATTGTTCTCCCCGCATCATACCCAGATGATATTAACTTCAAAAAAGAGGCGACACTTTATTTTGACGGCGTCAACCGCATGGATCAAATTATTGGTGGCATCCTCAAAGAGTTAGACGAAAGTGGTATGGCTGACAACACACTAGTGATCTTTTTATCGGATCATGGCATGCCTTGGCAAATGGGTAAGTGGTCGCTTTATCCCTCGGGAACTCGCACACCACTCCTCATGCGTTGGCCAGCACAAATCAAGCCTGGAAGAAGAGAAAAGAATGCGATTGTTTCTGCGGTGGATATTGCCCCAACCCTAGCTGAGATTTGTGGAATCAACGCTATCAAAGCCACTGATGGCAAGTCTTTTGCGGACCTCGCAAAAACTGAAAACTCCAAGTGGAATCGCAACTTTGCCTTCAGTACTTTTAATTACATGAACAATAATAAACCACAAGATCAATTGGCACCTGAATACTCCACTGACCTCTATCAAAAAACCGAGCAGTACCGCCCTTCTAGAGCTTTGAATAACACGCGCTTTTCCTATGTTTGGAACGGCTGGGCAGATGGTGATGCTCAACTACCGAAGCAAATGGGTGGCGCCGTTAGCCACCTCTTAAATAAACACTCAAAAAATCAACTCGACAAAAATTACCCCGATTACAAAAAGCGTGCGAAATTCATGAAATTCCGCGCTCCCGAAGAACTCTATGATATCGTCAAAGACCCTGGCTGCAGAAATAATTTAGCGAAGAATCCTGAATACCGTCCTGTCCTCGAAAAGATTCGCAAAAATATGATCCAATTATTGAAAGAAACTCAGGATCACGAATTAGAGAACTATGTGAACTCACTCTAG
- a CDS encoding DUF7133 domain-containing protein — translation MYKKVSVLIACSVMAFSNVADAAKLSAEEELANIKEAMPGSVAAKKKYKVLCFSKPYGFPHSSIKTAKKMIQVMGDKTGMFTVDFSDDVKDLSAANLAKYDALYLNNTTKMEKGITDPLKRKELVDFVKNGGGLFAVHAATDGGWPEYVKMTGGDFDGHPWGHEGTYCLCNEDPTHPIVANIFNGEQSFELNDELYQYKNFDRKDNRVLISIDMSKFQNQRGGMKREDNDYAMVWVKDFGKGRVFVSSPGHNHHIYWNKDMLKMWVEGMRFVLGEIDVDTSSKSKPLYALPPKKGTQDPLVRQRSEKDSMKEFEIQGNYSLELVAGDDMLYEPALCVWDGNGRMYVAQLETYMQDVDGSGKFDKVSRVLRLEDTNDDGIMDKRTVFADKLNLPRMVLPLKDSVLIGETNTNDIYEYFDTNDDGVSDKKKIWYEGGKRGGNLEHQPTGLIWAMDNNIYTTYNQHAYRYTDGSVKKVETKGNRGQWGLTQDNYGKVIFVDAGAGVGPVHTLFPNIYTKWDPKWVRADGFRNVWGISQVFDAQGGMGAMHSNGSVKSFTDTCGQAVFRGDRLPEEMQGELIFSTPVGRLTRRATFKVDDKGRQVLHNAYDQKEFIASTDANFRPVNSATGPDGTLYLVDMHRGIIQEGQWVPKGSFIRKSIEFYGLDQNVGNGRIYRVRHKDFKPNDKKPRMLEETPAQLVKHLTHANGWWRDEAQKLIVLSGDKSVAPALKKIVANHKFDFARLHALWTLEGLGLIDLAYLQEVYQDKSPHVRAAAIRMTEPYFQEDIKNIYALKSLVKDPAKEVLIQLMLTASTKVTEETRSLAKAVIKANPSNDYLVEIDEELNKAYFDEQKRLADLAKLNAKEAALMDEGKKHFDALCATCHGTDAKGMQAGQGLMAPSFLQNPRILGDKAILTRITLHGFTGPIDGKTYAGGMMMGLKANNDQYIASVLTYIRNSFGNKADMITEDEVAVVRKESESVTAPYTEKTLRELSLNSGGDIRLWKLNASHKVDLLANLQDGDPKTTYASKASMKTGMWIEAEFPHQRNIFKVFIKAKGGDFAKSVKVEVSEDGKTWKTVADKVKGQNATMISFPMVIAKKVRLTCLEDKNKWWQLEGLEIRGPGMGDIDQYPLDKRHYIKFKDAKSAKTGWGELKQDKNLSIGKVKYKKGIWTHAHSEIVYDIAGKGYKRFYSKVGHADSGHDTFTAFEVHVDGKVAYKSGDVFKGDPAKFVDIDVSSAKEIKLIVAAGKDGKPDGDHAVWADACFIK, via the coding sequence ATGTATAAGAAAGTTAGTGTGCTCATAGCTTGTTCAGTAATGGCTTTTTCGAATGTCGCAGATGCGGCCAAGCTTTCAGCAGAAGAAGAATTAGCTAATATTAAAGAAGCAATGCCAGGCAGTGTTGCAGCTAAGAAAAAGTATAAAGTACTTTGTTTTTCTAAACCCTATGGTTTTCCCCATTCATCAATCAAAACTGCGAAAAAAATGATTCAGGTGATGGGGGATAAAACGGGGATGTTTACGGTAGATTTTAGTGATGATGTCAAAGACCTCTCCGCTGCGAACCTCGCAAAATACGATGCACTTTACCTTAATAATACGACTAAAATGGAGAAGGGGATTACAGATCCTCTCAAACGTAAAGAGCTCGTAGATTTTGTGAAAAATGGCGGTGGACTTTTTGCGGTTCACGCAGCCACTGATGGAGGCTGGCCAGAGTATGTAAAAATGACGGGTGGTGATTTTGATGGTCATCCATGGGGGCACGAAGGTACTTATTGCCTTTGTAATGAAGATCCGACACACCCGATTGTAGCCAATATTTTTAATGGCGAACAAAGCTTTGAACTCAATGATGAGCTTTATCAATACAAGAATTTTGATCGCAAGGATAATCGAGTTTTGATTTCCATCGATATGTCAAAATTTCAAAATCAACGCGGAGGTATGAAAAGAGAGGATAATGACTATGCCATGGTTTGGGTGAAGGACTTTGGAAAAGGTCGCGTTTTTGTCTCGAGCCCAGGGCATAATCATCACATTTATTGGAATAAAGACATGCTCAAAATGTGGGTCGAGGGCATGCGTTTTGTCTTGGGTGAAATCGATGTGGATACCTCTTCGAAATCAAAGCCGCTTTACGCTTTGCCACCGAAAAAAGGAACTCAAGACCCACTCGTTCGTCAGCGTAGCGAAAAAGACAGTATGAAAGAGTTTGAAATCCAGGGCAACTATAGCCTCGAGTTAGTCGCGGGTGATGACATGCTTTATGAGCCAGCTCTGTGTGTATGGGATGGCAATGGTCGCATGTATGTGGCGCAGTTAGAAACTTATATGCAAGATGTGGATGGATCTGGTAAATTCGATAAAGTAAGTCGAGTTCTTCGTTTAGAAGATACTAATGATGATGGTATTATGGATAAACGAACGGTATTTGCTGACAAGCTTAATTTACCACGAATGGTTCTACCACTAAAAGATTCAGTACTTATTGGTGAAACTAACACTAATGATATTTATGAATACTTTGATACCAATGACGATGGAGTGTCTGATAAAAAGAAGATTTGGTATGAGGGTGGAAAGCGCGGAGGTAACCTGGAACACCAACCCACTGGCTTGATTTGGGCAATGGACAACAACATTTATACAACTTACAATCAGCATGCTTATCGCTACACAGATGGCTCAGTGAAAAAGGTTGAAACCAAAGGCAATCGCGGTCAATGGGGACTCACGCAAGATAATTATGGTAAAGTTATATTTGTAGATGCGGGAGCTGGAGTAGGACCGGTTCATACATTGTTCCCAAATATTTACACAAAGTGGGATCCTAAGTGGGTACGAGCAGACGGTTTTAGAAATGTTTGGGGTATTAGTCAAGTCTTTGATGCTCAAGGTGGTATGGGTGCAATGCACTCGAATGGTAGTGTGAAAAGTTTTACTGACACTTGTGGTCAGGCAGTTTTTCGCGGAGACCGTCTTCCAGAGGAGATGCAAGGCGAACTGATTTTTAGTACTCCAGTAGGGCGTTTAACTCGTCGAGCGACTTTTAAAGTTGATGACAAAGGCCGTCAGGTTTTGCACAATGCCTACGATCAAAAGGAATTTATTGCCTCAACTGATGCTAATTTTCGTCCTGTTAATTCAGCCACAGGACCAGATGGGACACTCTATTTGGTTGATATGCACAGAGGCATTATCCAAGAGGGTCAATGGGTTCCCAAGGGTTCCTTTATCCGTAAGTCGATTGAGTTTTATGGCTTGGATCAAAATGTTGGGAATGGTCGTATTTACCGTGTGCGTCACAAAGATTTTAAACCCAATGACAAAAAACCTCGCATGCTGGAAGAAACTCCTGCACAGCTCGTCAAACACCTCACTCATGCAAATGGTTGGTGGCGTGACGAAGCTCAAAAATTGATCGTTTTGAGTGGTGATAAATCAGTGGCCCCAGCCCTAAAGAAAATAGTCGCTAACCACAAGTTTGACTTCGCTCGTTTACACGCGCTTTGGACTCTAGAAGGCTTGGGTTTGATTGACTTAGCTTACCTGCAAGAAGTTTACCAGGATAAGAGTCCGCATGTACGTGCAGCGGCCATTCGCATGACTGAACCTTATTTCCAAGAGGATATCAAAAATATTTACGCACTCAAAAGTCTTGTGAAAGATCCTGCAAAGGAAGTACTTATCCAGCTTATGCTCACGGCCTCGACTAAAGTTACTGAAGAAACGCGTTCTTTAGCAAAAGCGGTCATCAAAGCGAACCCAAGTAATGATTATTTAGTAGAAATTGATGAAGAACTCAATAAAGCTTACTTTGATGAGCAAAAACGCCTTGCGGATCTTGCAAAACTCAATGCCAAAGAAGCGGCTTTGATGGATGAGGGCAAGAAACATTTTGATGCACTCTGTGCTACCTGTCACGGAACAGATGCTAAAGGTATGCAGGCGGGGCAAGGTCTAATGGCACCATCCTTTCTCCAAAATCCACGAATCTTGGGTGATAAAGCAATTTTAACTCGTATCACTCTGCATGGCTTTACCGGTCCCATAGATGGGAAAACTTATGCGGGTGGAATGATGATGGGCCTGAAAGCAAATAATGATCAATACATTGCTTCTGTATTAACGTATATTCGCAATAGTTTTGGTAACAAAGCGGATATGATTACCGAGGATGAAGTGGCAGTAGTTCGTAAAGAAAGTGAATCAGTTACGGCTCCGTACACGGAGAAGACTCTACGCGAATTGAGCTTAAATTCTGGCGGTGATATTCGTTTATGGAAACTCAATGCGAGCCACAAAGTCGACCTGCTTGCGAACTTACAAGATGGAGATCCGAAAACGACTTATGCCAGCAAAGCATCAATGAAAACGGGTATGTGGATTGAGGCGGAATTTCCTCATCAGCGCAATATCTTCAAAGTTTTCATTAAGGCTAAAGGTGGTGATTTTGCCAAGTCAGTGAAGGTAGAAGTTTCAGAAGATGGCAAGACTTGGAAAACTGTGGCTGATAAAGTGAAGGGACAAAACGCGACAATGATTTCTTTCCCCATGGTCATAGCTAAAAAGGTCCGTCTCACCTGTCTCGAAGATAAAAATAAGTGGTGGCAATTAGAAGGTTTAGAAATTCGTGGACCTGGAATGGGTGACATCGATCAATACCCCCTTGATAAACGTCATTATATTAAGTTCAAAGATGCGAAGTCCGCAAAAACTGGTTGGGGTGAACTCAAACAAGATAAAAACCTGAGTATCGGCAAAGTGAAATACAAAAAAGGTATTTGGACCCACGCGCATAGTGAGATCGTTTACGATATTGCCGGGAAAGGCTACAAACGTTTTTATAGTAAAGTAGGACATGCGGATAGCGGACACGATACCTTTACAGCATTTGAAGTGCATGTGGATGGAAAAGTTGCCTATAAAAGTGGTGATGTGTTCAAAGGTGATCCAGCTAAATTTGTGGATATAGACGTTTCTTCTGCAAAGGAAATTAAACTCATCGTTGCTGCGGGTAAAGATGGTAAGCCCGATGGTGATCACGCCGTATGGGCAGACGCCTGCTTTATTAAATAA
- a CDS encoding serine/threonine-protein kinase, which translates to MQKSTTINPENTKTDNLLSLFDDALDDQSSESTPSSPLFESLEVIRKRYLDPEPINAGGMKKIYRVFDSVAGRYIAMAKLHEHAEQEHYDPFICEARITGLLEHPNIMTIHDLGIDSDNTPFFTMELKDGDNLEKILIAKHKEKNDYLDKYPLNSLLEIFIKICDAIAFAHSKGVIHLDIKPDNIQVGEFGEVLVCDWGLAKIIGGKEISGDNELFKSDWLNNMTLTGQVKGTPSYMAPEQITKDMEKSTKTDIYSLGCLLYTILTNRRPLEGDTQDILEKTLLGKITPAIERAPELNIPESLNAVVLKAMAVNPDDRYNSVLKLRDEVHAYLAGFATDAENATMLKSMKLLYQRNKSLCHLSFLFLSILVFLTAQFIYNLNEKTSQAIAARTEAEKAKTQAEKSEQEATEAQIQAEELLLVYQNEQKRVAALNAQKSLVRPSNFESIDYRNPIESVQQKIANFESRNTGASRNNILSEYYFITQDFKAVIELNKDSNPRLSLFKFSKNYVKIKKNTDGLLPIKDFIKLFKSFNHRNEIFMEKVMVYDAALRTDMSSYDQIVAHMIATRNGDSKNGKFVYSVKDFSLRLRGSEFKILGTRNMRNHRNSMLAPLKIKTLDIRETQIHDLNQLRGLNELEVIDLRKTLVSDLSPLNQLPALKQVIISSKQFLPKQLKQLDPKVERLIK; encoded by the coding sequence ATGCAGAAATCGACCACCATCAACCCAGAGAATACCAAGACAGATAACCTACTCTCTCTTTTTGACGATGCTCTCGATGACCAGTCTTCTGAATCAACTCCTAGCAGCCCCCTTTTTGAAAGTCTTGAAGTCATTCGCAAACGCTACTTAGATCCTGAACCCATCAATGCTGGTGGCATGAAAAAAATCTACCGCGTTTTTGACTCTGTCGCCGGTCGTTATATTGCCATGGCAAAATTGCACGAACACGCAGAGCAAGAACACTACGACCCCTTTATTTGCGAAGCTCGCATAACTGGTCTCCTCGAACACCCCAACATCATGACCATTCACGACTTGGGCATCGATAGCGACAACACGCCCTTTTTTACAATGGAATTAAAAGATGGCGACAATCTAGAGAAAATTCTCATTGCTAAACACAAGGAAAAAAATGACTACCTAGATAAATATCCGCTCAATTCCCTTCTCGAAATCTTCATTAAAATTTGCGACGCCATTGCCTTTGCGCACTCAAAAGGGGTCATTCATCTCGATATCAAACCCGATAATATTCAGGTGGGTGAATTCGGTGAAGTACTCGTCTGCGATTGGGGCTTGGCAAAAATCATTGGAGGCAAGGAAATTTCGGGGGATAACGAGCTCTTTAAATCAGATTGGCTCAACAACATGACCCTTACGGGCCAGGTCAAAGGGACGCCGTCGTATATGGCTCCCGAACAAATTACAAAAGATATGGAAAAGAGTACAAAAACTGACATTTATTCACTAGGTTGCTTACTCTATACAATCCTCACAAATCGACGCCCCCTAGAAGGTGACACTCAAGATATTTTAGAAAAAACACTCCTTGGGAAAATCACTCCTGCAATTGAACGTGCGCCAGAACTCAACATACCCGAAAGTTTAAACGCCGTTGTACTCAAGGCTATGGCCGTAAATCCTGACGATCGATACAATTCTGTATTAAAATTGCGCGATGAAGTCCATGCCTACCTCGCTGGTTTTGCCACCGATGCCGAAAATGCCACCATGTTGAAGTCCATGAAGCTTCTCTATCAACGCAATAAATCGCTCTGCCATTTATCTTTTTTGTTTCTCTCGATTTTAGTTTTTTTAACGGCTCAATTCATCTACAATCTAAATGAAAAAACTTCTCAAGCGATTGCCGCTAGAACTGAGGCTGAAAAAGCTAAAACCCAAGCCGAGAAGTCGGAACAAGAAGCCACGGAAGCCCAAATCCAAGCCGAAGAGCTCTTACTCGTTTATCAAAATGAACAAAAGCGCGTCGCCGCCCTCAACGCCCAAAAAAGCTTGGTGCGCCCCTCTAATTTTGAGAGTATTGATTATAGAAATCCTATTGAAAGTGTCCAGCAAAAAATTGCCAATTTTGAATCTCGTAATACGGGTGCGTCACGCAATAATATTCTAAGCGAGTACTACTTTATCACACAAGATTTTAAAGCCGTTATTGAATTAAACAAAGATAGCAATCCAAGACTGTCGCTTTTTAAATTCTCTAAGAATTACGTGAAAATCAAGAAAAATACTGATGGCTTGTTGCCCATAAAAGATTTCATTAAACTATTTAAAAGCTTTAATCACCGCAATGAAATTTTCATGGAAAAAGTCATGGTCTATGATGCGGCTTTGAGAACTGACATGAGCTCATACGATCAAATCGTCGCCCATATGATCGCGACCAGAAATGGCGATTCAAAAAATGGTAAATTCGTCTATTCCGTTAAAGATTTTTCTTTGCGCTTAAGAGGCTCAGAATTCAAAATATTAGGCACACGAAACATGAGGAATCATCGCAATTCTATGCTAGCTCCCCTTAAGATAAAAACACTCGATATTAGAGAAACCCAAATACATGATCTAAATCAACTACGAGGACTTAATGAACTCGAAGTTATTGATCTACGCAAAACGCTCGTGAGTGATTTGTCTCCGCTCAATCAATTACCCGCTTTGAAACAAGTTATTATTTCATCAAAACAATTTCTGCCCAAACAACTCAAACAGCTCGACCCAAAGGTTGAACGACTGATTAAATAA